A region of the Tissierellales bacterium genome:
TATAGATGTAGGTTTTCCAGCTAAAAGTGGAGTAGGTGGTGGTATTCTAGGTGTAGTTCCAAATAAAATGGGAATTGGTGTTTATAGTCCAGCACTAGATTTAAAAGGTAATCCAATAGCGGCTATTGGAGTATTAAAGGATTTATCAAAGAAATTAGATTTAAGTATTTATTAGGAGGTTTAATATTTGGTAAAAGCTCTTAAAACTCTCGTTATTTTAATATTTTTATTTATTGTATTTATGATTTTTTCTAATGAAGAAATCATAAATAAAAATGAAGAATTAATAGGAACTAATGAGCAAGGGAGAAAGATTACCAAAACAGATGATGTAGATAATATAAAACCAACCTTAGATACTCCTGAATTTTGGATAAATAAAATTAAAAATGTAGATTCAATTCTTATGGATGAAAATGAAATTAAAAACTTTAACGATGAAAATTTTAGTAAAATAGATTGTTTATATAATTTGAAAGAAGAGACTACTATAAATGAGAAGGAGCTAATAAATTTAATTCAATCAATTAGTACAATCCCTAAAGAAGACAGATATGATAGAAACGGGAATATAATAAACAATGATTTTTATAATAAATTAATAGACAATTTGAATATTAATAATATAGAAAGTGAAAACCCTTTAAAATATGGAGTAGTAGTTAATAGAAGTGAAATGAGAACTTTTCCAACTTCAGAACCTGTTTATAAGAAACCGGGGGATATTGAATTTGATAGATTTGTTGAAACTGCAATATATTCCTTGGAACCTGTAACTATATACAATGAAAGTAAAGATGGGGAGTGGTATTTTGCTAAAATATATAATTATATTGGCTGGTTGCCTAAAGAGGATGTAGCTATTGGTGAAAGAGATGAAATTTTTAATTATTTAGATAATAATCCTTTTATAGTAGTAGTAGATAGACAAATAACAATAGATAATATTGATTATGATATGGGAGTAAAAATTCCTTTAACAGGATTAGAATTAGATAAGGAATGGGAAATTTTGCTTCCTGAAAGAGATGAAGATGGAAAATTATCTTTTAAAAAAGAGGTAATTTCCAAATCAAATAACTTTTCTGAAGGTTACCTCTCTTATACCGTAGAAAATATTATAACCCAAGCCTTTAAATTTAAGGATGAAAAGTATGGTTGGGGCGGAACTAATAATACAAGAGATTGTTCCGCTTTGATAATGGATATATATAGAACCTTCGGAATAAAACTTCCCAGAAATACTTCTCAACAAGGTATGGATAACTTAGGAATACTATATTATTCATCAATTTGCTGGTTATTATGAAGGGGAAAAAGAGGATTTAGAGTATAAAGAAGTTATGAAAACAGACGTAACAACTTTAGACATTAAGACTTCTACGGGAACAACTTTCTTAGACAATATTTATTGTGGAAAACTATTTATATCACCCTAACACTTTAAATAGGTGCTAAATAGTGGTATAATGAATAATTAAGTAAGGGAGGAGGGGTCATTTTGAAAATTAAAGATATTCATGTTGGGGAAATAAAAGTATCATTGAAAAAAACCTTTAAGACTGCCCTTAGGGAATTAGATGTATTGGAAAATGTAATAGTAAGAATTGAAACAGATACAGACCATGTAGGCTATGGGGAAGGTGCAATTACTCCAGTAATTACTGGAGATACAACTGGTTCTATAAAGTGGGCAATTATGGAGCTTATAAAACCTAATATTATTGGATTAGAAGTAAAAAATATTGAAGAAATTATGTATAGAATAAATAAATCTTTAGTAGGAAATTCAAATGCTAAAGCAGCAGTAGATATGGCAGTATATGATCTATATGGTCAGCTTCATAAGGCACCTGTATATGAACTTTTAGGAGGATATAGAAATAAAATTACTACAGATATTACTATTAGTGTTAACTCCCCAGAAGAAATGGCAGAAGACAGCATTTTAGCAGTTAAAAAAGGCTATGAAACGTTGAAGGTAAAGGTAGGAAAGGATTGGGAATTAGATATTACTAGATTAAAAGCTATTAGAGAGGCAGTAGGACCTAATATTAGAATCCGAATTGATGCAAATCAAGGTTGGACTCCAAAAGAAGCTGTTAAAGTATTGACAAATATGGAGGATCTAGGGCTAAATATTGAACTAGTAGAGCAACCTGTATATGCAAAAGATATTAAAGGATTAAAATTTGTAACTGACAATGTATCTATACCAGTTTTAGCCGATGAAAGTGTTTTTTCACCGGAAGATGCTATTAATATTATAGAAAATAGGGCTGCAGATATGGTGAATATAAAGTTAATGAAAACTGGTGGAATATACAATGCATTAAAAATATGCAATATTGCAGAAGTTTATGGTATTGAATGTATGTTAGGTTGTATGATGGAAAGTAAAATAGGTTTAACGGCGGCTTCTCATTTAGCGGGAGGGAAAAAAGTTATTACTAAATTTGATTTAGACAGTCCTAATTTATTGGCAGAAGACCCAATAAAGGGAGGAGTTGTCTATGATGAATACAATATAAGACTGAATAATAGTGATGGTCTTGGGTTTAGAGAAATAAAAAATGTTATTTATGATTAGGGTTATTAATATAAAATATTAAAATAAAGGGGGATAACTGTGTTAAAGAAGAGAAGAATTAGTTTAATTTTTTCAATTTTTTTAATATTCACACTGGTCTTAACAGGCTGTGGCCCTAAGGAAAAAGATGTAGATGGACCGAAAGAGGGAAATGAATCAGGAGAACCTAAGTATGGGGGAATATATAGTACTTATATTGGTTCAGATTTTGAAACATTAGATCCAGCATTTGCTACTGCAGCTTTAGATGGCTCTTTAGTTTCTTTAATCTATGATTCTCTTATTCGTTTTGATACTGAGGGCAAGATAATTCCTGGATTGGCAGAATCTTGGGAAACACCTGATGATGTAACCTACGTTTTTACATTAGTTGAAAATGCTAAGTTTCATAATGGAAATTCATGTACAGCAGAAGATGTAAAATACTCCTTTGAAAGGGTTATGAATCCAGAAGTAAATAGTCCAAGAACTTGGGTTTTTGAAAAGGTTAAAGGTGCTGAAGATTTTAATGAAGGAAAAGCAGATGAAATTGAAGGTATTGAAGTATTAGAAGATTATAAATTACAAATTACTTTAGAGCAACCTTTTGCACCATTCTTATCTATGTTAGGAATGCCGGCAGCCCATATAGTAGATGAGGAAGAAATTAAAAAATATTCAGATCAAAAGGATTATGCTTTAGAGCCTGTTGGAACAGGACCTTATATCTTCGAAAGTTATTCAGCAGGGGATAAGCTGGTGTTAAACGGAAATGAAGATTATTTTGATGGCAGGCCTTATTTGGATGGAATACAATATAGAGTTATAGAAGAAAATGCTACA
Encoded here:
- a CDS encoding glutaminase, with translation MDVGFPAKSGVGGGILGVVPNKMGIGVYSPALDLKGNPIAAIGVLKDLSKKLDLSIY
- a CDS encoding SH3 domain-containing protein, which codes for MVKALKTLVILIFLFIVFMIFSNEEIINKNEELIGTNEQGRKITKTDDVDNIKPTLDTPEFWINKIKNVDSILMDENEIKNFNDENFSKIDCLYNLKEETTINEKELINLIQSISTIPKEDRYDRNGNIINNDFYNKLIDNLNINNIESENPLKYGVVVNRSEMRTFPTSEPVYKKPGDIEFDRFVETAIYSLEPVTIYNESKDGEWYFAKIYNYIGWLPKEDVAIGERDEIFNYLDNNPFIVVVDRQITIDNIDYDMGVKIPLTGLELDKEWEILLPERDEDGKLSFKKEVISKSNNFSEGYLSYTVENIITQAFKFKDEKYGWGGTNNTRDCSALIMDIYRTFGIKLPRNTSQQGMDNLGILYYSSICWLL
- a CDS encoding dipeptide epimerase, yielding MKIKDIHVGEIKVSLKKTFKTALRELDVLENVIVRIETDTDHVGYGEGAITPVITGDTTGSIKWAIMELIKPNIIGLEVKNIEEIMYRINKSLVGNSNAKAAVDMAVYDLYGQLHKAPVYELLGGYRNKITTDITISVNSPEEMAEDSILAVKKGYETLKVKVGKDWELDITRLKAIREAVGPNIRIRIDANQGWTPKEAVKVLTNMEDLGLNIELVEQPVYAKDIKGLKFVTDNVSIPVLADESVFSPEDAINIIENRAADMVNIKLMKTGGIYNALKICNIAEVYGIECMLGCMMESKIGLTAASHLAGGKKVITKFDLDSPNLLAEDPIKGGVVYDEYNIRLNNSDGLGFREIKNVIYD